A DNA window from Synchiropus splendidus isolate RoL2022-P1 chromosome 2, RoL_Sspl_1.0, whole genome shotgun sequence contains the following coding sequences:
- the LOC128754294 gene encoding protein N-terminal asparagine amidohydrolase-like: MPLLIQNRELERISSTAELFGKYPHLQEHAKVFRSQPLADVDPKCLLYVQQREFAATTPSDDCVSVMGSDDATTCHLVVLRHTGSGAVCLAHCDGSNTWSEVPLLVKSVTSLSHSTKEGRLELHLVGGFKDDSMTSLGLSLNILGAFQKQREDIHLITCCITDMNDVVENGTHKPVIYGIGVNVKTGVVFPASFPQKGPAEDLRSARTFTGGQMTEIYDSCLGLVKVGPCRWSPNMDIAFWLSQTDDTILKYLSTSPMAEPPHFVQHIKSTIRFLLAHPNAETLFPGGEPQFYQRTERGDWERVQPS, encoded by the exons ATGCCACTGCTGATACAAAACCGGGAATTGGAGCGAATAAGCTCCACTGCGGAACTGTTCGGCAAATATCCTCATTTACAG GAGCATGCGAAGGTTTTCCGCTCCCAGCCACTTGCTGACGTGGACCCCAAGTGCCTCCTCTATGTTCAACAAAGAGAGTTTGCTGCCACAACACCATCCGACG ATTGTGTTTCAGTCATGGGATCCGATGATGCCACCACCTGCCATTTAGTTGTGCTGCGACATACAG gaagCGGAGCTGTCTGCCTTGCCCACTGTGACGGTTCCAACACCTGGTCTGAAGTTCCTCTGCTTGTAAAGTCTGTGACGTCATTGAGTCATTCTACTAAGGAGGGAAG GCTGGAGCTTCATCTTGTTGGGGGATTTAAAGATGATTCGATGACATCACTTGGACTCAGCCTTAACATTCTAG gAGCTTTTCAGAAACAAAGAGAGGACATACACCTGATCACATGTTGCATCACAG ACATGAATGATGTTGTGGAGAATGGAACACACAAACCTGTGATCTACGGAATAG GTGTGAATGTTAAAACAGGAGTCGTATTTCCTGCATCCTTTCCACAAAAAGGACCTGCGGAGGATTTGCGTTCCGCACGAACCTTTACTGGAGGACAG ATGACGGAAATCTATGACTCGTGTCTTGGGCTTGTGAAAGTCGGTCCTTGCAGGTGGTCTCCAAACATGGACATCGCCTTTTGGTTGTCACAAACTGATGACACCATTTTAAAG TACTTGTCCACTTCTCCCATGGCGGAGCCTCCACATTTTGTCCAGCACATAAAGTCCACCATCAGGTTCCTTTTGGCGCATCCCAACGCAGAGACTTTGTTTCCTGGTGGCGAGCCTCAGTTTTACCAGAGGACCGAGCGAGGAGACTGGGAGAGGGTTCAACCTTCATAG
- the LOC128753369 gene encoding probable ATP-dependent RNA helicase DDX17, translating to MRGGSSYGDRDRGRDRPRFGPPSSRGGPPPMKFGSPGERLKKKRWNLSELPKFEKNFYTEHPDLQRMSTYEIEEFRRKKEITIKGSGCPKPIITFQQAQFPQYVMDVLMAQNFKEPTAIQSQGFPMALSGRDMVGIAQTGSGKTLAYLLPAIVHINHQPYLERGDGPICLVLAPTRELAQQVQQVAYDYGKSSRIKSTCVYGGAPKGPQIRDLERGVEICIATPGRLIDFLEAGKTNLGRCTYLVLDEADRMLDMGFEPQIRKILDQIRPDRQTLMWSATWPKEVRQLAEDFLSDYIQINVGALELSANHNILQIVDVCMDSEKDNKLIQLMEEIMAEKENKTIIFVETKKRCDDLTRRMRRDGWPAMCIHGDKSQPERDWVLAEFRSGKAPILIATDVASRGLDVEDVKFVINYDYPNCSEDYVHRIGRTARSTNKGTAYTFFTPGNTRQARDLVRVLQEARQAINPKLLQLVDSGRGGGGGGRSRYRGSNSNNPNMMYQDECNRRMRDGGSGRDGRSSFGRNSRDGDRSASYRDRSREDRSGYGSDQYQSYANNNNGGAGGYNPRSGAQPGSSGPMAPTGPFGPPAAPAAPAVPHVGPQPLMTQQFPAPQPPLMGFIGQQPCSFPPHPPVPPAHN from the exons ATGAGAGGTGGGTCTTCTTACGGCGACAGAGACAGAGGGCGAGACAG GCCCCGTTTCGGACCTCCAAGTAGTCGTGGTGGTCCCCCGCCTATGAAGTTTGGAAGTCCAGGGGAACGTCTGAAGAAGAAAAGGTGGAACCTGAGTGAACTTCCCAAGTTTGAAAAGAACTTTTACACTGAACATCCGGATTTGCAACGCATGAGCACG TATGAAATTGAAGAATTTCGTAGGAAGAAGGAGATCACCATCAAAGGCTCCGGCTGTCCGAAGCCCATCATCACCTTCCAACAGGCACAATTTCCAC AATATGTCATGGACGTGCTGATGGCACAGAACTTCAAGGAGCCCACAGCCATCCAGTCGCAGGGTTTTCCAATGGCCCTAAGTGGAAGGGACATGGTTGGAATTGCCCAGACTGGCTCTGGAAAGACCCTCGCA TATCTTCTCCCTGCCATCGTGCACATCAATCATCAGCCCTATTTAGAAAGAGGAGACGGTCCAATT TGTCTGGTACTTGCCCCGACGCGGGAGCTGGCTCAACAGGTGCAGCAGGTTGCATATGATTATGGCAAGTCTTCCAGGATAAAAAGTACCTGCGTCTATGGGGGAGCACCCAAAGGCCCACAGATTAGAGACCTGGAAAGAG GCGTTGAGATTTGCATCGCCACACCAGGACGCCTCATTGACTTCTTGGAGGCTGGTAAGACAAACCTGGGACGCTGCACTTACCTGGTGCTGGATGAAGCGGACCGCATGCTGGACATGGGCTTTGAGCCGCAGATTCGCAAGATACTGGATCAAATCCGG ccagacagacagaccctGATGTGGAGTGCCACTTGGCCAAAAGAAGTCCGACAGCTGGCGGAAGACTTCTTGAGTGATTATATTCAGATTAATGTTGGAGCTCTGGAGCTCAGTGCCAACCACAACATCCTACAAATTGTCGACGTGTGCATGGACAGCGAGAAAGATAACAA ACTTATTCAGCTAATGGAGGAGATCATGGCCGAGAAGGAGAACAAAACCATCATTTTTGTGGAAACCAAAAAGCGTTGCGACGATCTAACCAGAAGAATGAGGAGGGATGG GTGGCCTGCCATGTGTATCCATGGAGACAAGAGCCAGCCAGAGAGAGACTGGGTACTTGCAG AGTTCCGAAGTGGGAAAGCTCCCATTCTCATCGCCACCGACGTCGCATCACGTGGACTGG ATGTGGAAGATGTCAAGTTCGTCATCAACTACGACTACCCCAACTGCTCTGAGGATTACGTGCACCGTATCGGACGCACTGCGCGCAGCACCAACAAGGGCACCGCCTACACCTTCTTCACTCCAGGGAACACACGCCAGGCCCGAGACCTGGTCAGGGTGCTGCAGGAGGCTCGGCAAGCCATCAACCCCAAActgctgcagctggtggatTCTGGccgcggcggaggaggag GCGGCAGATCACGTTACCGTGGCAGCAACTCCAACAACCCCAACATGATGTACCAGGACGAGTGCAACCGCCGCATGCGGGACGGAGGCAGCGGCCGAGACGGACGCAGCAGCTTCGGCCGCAACAGCCGCGACGGTGACCGCTCCGCGTCCTACAGGGACCGAAGCCGGGAGGACAGGAGCGGCTACGGCTCAGATCAGTACCAGAGCTACGCCAACAACAATAACGGCGGCGCTGGGGGGTACAACCCTCGCAGCGGGGCTCAGCCTGGGAGCAGCGGGCCCATGGCTCCCACCGGGCCGTTCGGTCCACCTGCTGCTCCCGCTGCACCTGCTGTGCCTCACGTGGGCCCTCAGCCtctgatgactcagcagtttcCTGCGCCACAGCCTCCATTGATGGGCTTCATTGGGCAGCAGCCTTGTTCCTTTCCTCCTCACCCCCCCGTCCCTCCAGCACACAATTAG